The proteins below are encoded in one region of Brachyspira intermedia PWS/A:
- a CDS encoding LPS-assembly protein LptD — protein MRIFILLLFTLIFNVWLYAQDTNADNTIATNNNTISTNRGESAIMQINRFDAKRNPVSFINLVNFTPYYVLQEYARVNNIEIYPYDTESSLRARIIERQVNIKQEVIKGNDQVKEVARTTINKGGAQVELIGADFAERYAVEEAGEELISLYGNVTMKMYNNTLVADRVVYSLKTGEVFASGNITVKAEGSTLNGEWFMLNRENKKGILFNGGTKFMGFTVEGRVIKFNDQDFFAENSSVSFSRLTPVAHDFLASRVYLWDSKKMMVFNSIYRVGRQPVFYFPLFIQNNFGTGIITSFGQSLREGVYIQNYKIFDLYGVQHKVRFDAYQKLGFLIGDEIRYTSQYQNLALDAMFALGRQYYLLDSYITSSIGYGTRYVNYFASGESGKFVPRYKFQYDHTIQLYNSKNINSYVTGKLNLNSDLYFRSDFYNQRGQFDILTFFTSLTGELQDIGDSYPERYIENSVYVNNNIYGLNLKVGAEWDLEAVRNISVDVNTNFDYYMPKPYKLILPSVEASYSSVFGDETSYYFPNVNINYNLRANYNHTINYKTSEGIAFYNNPRLDSQLNDKLAERNNLNLYGDLSRTFTNEFIRFVPSVNMEYAYQNSISPTAEDLIYDKDNTYFGIGTGMNFSMFLPYSILPYNFTKYFEPTIRWDTTYSLGYRFKEKYIDNNYGNSQFGEFNNHNFTTKFSMGGTGYSLFYLPDLNLNMETFITTGYDFIPSYNAETKTYQVEFSTNKMLTTEVGASARLLYNQSYISYDITRNLLGTNLTANRINAYFHFPIPLGKITDWILIKNNKKPFFDGIVNDFNLYFGFSFTHDFINYRYNTAAFTFGIELQVLEQWKFRIATTSANENAYRYIKSYAEKENQTWVNPFWDIINSFNFSDSKKRTESLFKLKSIEASIWHELDGWQIQATFAVRPSTLPSDITSGSVKGVYWNKEFWIEFTLTDFPTVGLPKKEYNLNSTITDLQDSAASTQ, from the coding sequence ATGCGAATCTTTATCTTGTTATTATTTACATTAATATTTAATGTGTGGCTTTATGCCCAAGATACTAATGCAGATAATACTATTGCAACAAATAATAATACTATCTCTACTAATAGAGGTGAAAGTGCAATAATGCAGATAAATAGATTCGATGCCAAAAGAAACCCAGTATCCTTTATTAATTTAGTTAATTTTACCCCATATTATGTACTTCAGGAATATGCCAGAGTTAATAATATAGAAATTTATCCTTATGATACAGAAAGCTCTTTAAGAGCAAGAATTATTGAAAGACAGGTAAATATAAAACAAGAAGTCATAAAAGGTAATGATCAAGTAAAAGAAGTTGCTAGAACAACTATAAACAAAGGCGGAGCTCAAGTAGAACTCATAGGAGCAGATTTTGCTGAAAGATATGCCGTAGAAGAAGCAGGAGAAGAGCTTATATCATTATATGGTAATGTTACCATGAAAATGTATAATAATACGTTAGTTGCTGATAGAGTTGTTTATAGTTTAAAAACAGGAGAGGTTTTTGCATCAGGAAATATAACTGTTAAGGCAGAGGGTAGTACGCTTAATGGTGAATGGTTTATGCTAAATAGAGAAAATAAAAAGGGTATTCTATTCAATGGCGGTACTAAATTTATGGGTTTTACAGTTGAAGGCCGTGTAATAAAATTTAATGATCAGGATTTTTTTGCTGAAAATAGCAGTGTTAGTTTTTCCCGTCTTACACCTGTAGCCCATGATTTTTTAGCAAGCAGGGTTTATCTTTGGGATAGTAAAAAGATGATGGTCTTTAACAGTATTTATAGGGTAGGAAGACAGCCGGTATTTTATTTCCCTCTATTTATTCAAAATAATTTTGGTACAGGTATTATAACTTCTTTCGGACAATCTTTGAGAGAAGGGGTTTATATACAGAACTATAAAATATTTGATTTGTATGGTGTTCAGCATAAGGTAAGATTTGATGCTTATCAAAAATTGGGTTTTTTAATTGGTGATGAGATAAGATATACAAGTCAGTATCAGAATTTAGCACTCGATGCTATGTTTGCTTTAGGAAGACAATATTATTTACTTGACTCCTATATAACATCAAGTATAGGTTATGGTACTAGGTATGTTAACTATTTTGCTTCAGGGGAATCTGGAAAATTTGTACCAAGATATAAATTTCAATATGATCATACAATTCAATTATATAACAGTAAAAATATAAATAGTTATGTTACAGGTAAATTGAATTTGAATAGTGATTTGTATTTTAGATCTGATTTTTACAATCAAAGAGGGCAATTTGATATATTAACATTTTTTACTTCTCTTACAGGAGAGTTGCAGGATATAGGAGATTCTTATCCTGAAAGATATATTGAAAATTCTGTATATGTTAATAATAATATTTACGGATTAAATTTAAAAGTAGGTGCTGAATGGGATTTGGAAGCAGTTAGGAATATATCAGTTGATGTTAATACTAATTTCGATTATTATATGCCTAAACCGTATAAGCTTATTCTTCCTTCTGTAGAAGCTAGCTACAGTTCTGTATTTGGAGATGAAACATCTTACTATTTTCCAAATGTTAATATTAACTATAATTTAAGAGCTAATTATAATCATACTATTAATTATAAAACTTCAGAAGGTATTGCTTTTTATAATAATCCTAGACTTGATTCTCAATTAAATGATAAACTTGCAGAAAGAAATAATCTTAATTTGTACGGGGATTTATCAAGAACTTTCACTAATGAATTCATAAGATTTGTACCTAGTGTTAATATGGAATATGCATATCAAAATAGTATATCTCCTACAGCTGAAGATTTGATTTATGATAAGGATAATACATATTTTGGTATAGGAACAGGAATGAATTTTTCTATGTTTTTACCATATAGTATATTACCTTATAATTTTACTAAGTATTTTGAACCTACTATCAGATGGGATACTACATATAGTTTGGGATATAGATTTAAAGAAAAATATATTGATAATAATTATGGAAATTCACAATTCGGCGAATTTAATAATCATAATTTTACAACTAAATTTTCTATGGGTGGAACAGGATATAGTTTATTTTATTTACCTGATTTAAATCTTAATATGGAAACATTTATAACAACAGGTTATGATTTTATACCTAGTTATAATGCTGAAACAAAAACTTATCAAGTTGAATTTTCTACAAATAAAATGTTAACAACTGAAGTTGGAGCTTCTGCAAGACTTTTATATAATCAGTCTTATATTTCTTATGATATAACTAGAAATTTATTAGGAACTAATTTAACGGCCAATAGAATAAATGCGTATTTTCACTTTCCTATACCTTTAGGTAAAATTACAGATTGGATTTTAATAAAAAACAATAAAAAGCCTTTTTTTGACGGCATAGTTAATGATTTTAATTTATATTTTGGTTTTTCTTTTACTCATGATTTTATCAATTACAGATACAATACAGCAGCATTTACATTTGGTATAGAACTTCAGGTTTTAGAGCAGTGGAAGTTTAGAATAGCAACTACTAGTGCGAATGAGAATGCCTACAGATATATAAAATCATATGCTGAGAAAGAAAATCAAACTTGGGTAAATCCTTTCTGGGATATTATAAATTCATTTAATTTCTCTGATTCTAAAAAGCGAACTGAGAGTTTATTCAAGTTAAAATCAATAGAGGCTAGTATTTGGCATGAATTAGATGGATGGCAGATTCAGGCTACTTTTGCTGTTAGACCTTCTACATTGCCTTCTGATATTACTTCTGGTTCAGTAAAAGGTGTTTATTGGAATAAAGAGTTTTGGATTGAGTTTACTCTTACAGACTTTCCTACTGTTGGTTTGCCTAAAAAAGAATATAATCTTAATAGTACCATTACTGATTTGCAAGATAGTGCTGCTAGTACACAATAA
- the tyrS gene encoding tyrosine--tRNA ligase — protein MEDKKYSIDESIELITRGISEVIGLEEIKEKLKSGKQLTVKAGFDPTAPDIHLGHTVLLRKMRHFQLLGHKVIFLIGDFTGRIGDPSGKTKTRPRLTLEDVLKNAETYKQQVFKILDPEKTIVEFNSKWLEKMSFADVLGLTSRYTVAQMIERDDFSKRYKNGQPISIMEFLYPLAQGYDSVSLECDVELGGNDQKFNLLVGRTLMKEYGLSPQAVITVPLLEGLDGVEKMSKSLGNYIGIYDSPKDMYGKAMSIPDSLIAKYMELLTDIPLDDIKNYVKAMENGENPRNIKGILAKEIVKIYHGEAEALNAEEEFKRIFSSKGLPDEIEEVSISKDDNILNVLSICMSSESKSNLKRLVSQGSVTLDNEKINDINAVISKEGILKVGKRNFFKIKFS, from the coding sequence ATGGAAGATAAAAAATACAGTATAGATGAGTCTATAGAGTTAATTACAAGAGGAATAAGCGAAGTTATAGGACTAGAAGAAATAAAAGAAAAATTAAAAAGCGGAAAACAATTGACAGTTAAAGCTGGATTCGATCCTACAGCACCTGATATACATTTAGGTCATACTGTACTTTTAAGAAAGATGAGACATTTTCAGTTATTAGGACATAAGGTTATATTTTTGATAGGTGATTTTACAGGAAGAATAGGAGACCCATCAGGAAAAACTAAAACAAGACCAAGACTTACTTTAGAAGATGTTTTGAAAAATGCTGAAACTTATAAACAGCAAGTTTTCAAAATTTTGGATCCTGAAAAAACTATAGTTGAATTTAATTCTAAATGGCTTGAAAAAATGAGCTTTGCCGATGTACTTGGACTCACTTCAAGATATACTGTAGCTCAAATGATAGAAAGAGATGATTTTTCTAAGAGATATAAAAACGGACAGCCTATTAGTATTATGGAATTTTTATATCCATTAGCACAAGGATATGATTCAGTTTCTTTGGAATGCGATGTTGAGCTTGGAGGAAATGACCAAAAATTTAATTTGCTTGTAGGAAGAACTTTAATGAAAGAATACGGATTATCTCCTCAGGCAGTTATTACTGTTCCTTTATTAGAAGGTTTAGACGGTGTTGAGAAGATGAGTAAATCTTTAGGAAACTATATAGGAATATATGACAGTCCTAAAGATATGTATGGTAAAGCTATGAGTATACCAGATAGTTTAATAGCTAAGTATATGGAACTTCTTACAGATATACCTTTAGATGATATAAAGAACTATGTTAAAGCTATGGAAAATGGAGAAAATCCTAGAAACATAAAAGGAATATTAGCAAAAGAAATAGTAAAAATATATCATGGAGAAGCAGAAGCATTGAATGCTGAAGAAGAGTTCAAAAGAATATTTAGTTCTAAAGGACTTCCTGATGAGATAGAAGAAGTTAGTATTAGCAAAGATGATAATATTTTAAATGTGTTATCTATTTGTATGTCATCAGAAAGTAAATCTAACTTGAAAAGACTTGTATCTCAAGGAAGTGTTACATTGGATAATGAGAAGATAAATGATATAAATGCTGTTATTTCAAAAGAGGGTATTTTAAAAGTAGGTAAACGCAATTTCTTTAAAATTAAATTTTCTTGA
- the gyrB gene encoding DNA topoisomerase (ATP-hydrolyzing) subunit B — MAAEKTYSSKNIQVLEGLDPVRKRPGMYIGSTGAQGLHHLVYEVVDNSIDEAMAGYCKNITVTIKKGNIIQVEDDGRGIPVDMHPKLKISALEVVMTKLHAGGKFDNETYKVSGGLHGVGVSVVNALSTELIAEVNKDGKLYRQVYHRGIPEEPVKEVGTSKKTGTTVTFKADDEIFETTVYDYKILANRLRELAFLNRGIRITLVDEREAEVVSNEFYYEGGIEMFIAHLNENKKPLHDKPIYLHKNEDKTDVEVAMQYVDAYNENIFTYCNNINTTEGGTHLVGFRTALTRVYTDFAKKLELDKKSKITFMGEDTREGLVAVVSVKIPNPQFEGQTKTKLGNTEVRAVTEKLVVEGLNDYFSQNPKVIKAILEKIISAAQAREAARKARDLARRKNALESDSLPGKLADCSEQEVDKCEVYLVEGDSAGGTAKGGRDRHFQAILPLRGKVLNVEKARLDKIIDNESLKPIIAALGCGVGASFDISKIRYGRVIIMADADIDGSHIRTLLLTFFFRYMRPLIDLGHIFIAVPPLYKISFDKKNFVYAYSDEQRDKILAENKDKKYDIQRYKGLGEMNADQLWETTMNPETRLMYQVLTEDAEKADQLFSMLMGDEVKPRRDFIESNARYVKNLDV, encoded by the coding sequence ATGGCTGCAGAAAAAACATATAGCTCGAAGAATATTCAAGTTTTAGAAGGATTAGACCCTGTTAGAAAGCGTCCTGGTATGTATATAGGTTCTACAGGTGCTCAAGGTTTGCATCACTTAGTATATGAGGTTGTAGACAATAGTATAGATGAAGCTATGGCAGGATATTGTAAGAATATAACTGTTACTATAAAGAAAGGCAATATAATACAAGTTGAAGATGATGGAAGGGGTATACCTGTTGATATGCATCCGAAACTTAAAATTTCTGCTTTAGAAGTTGTTATGACTAAACTGCATGCAGGCGGTAAATTCGATAATGAAACATATAAAGTATCGGGCGGTTTGCATGGTGTTGGTGTATCAGTAGTTAATGCTTTAAGTACAGAGTTAATAGCTGAAGTCAATAAAGACGGTAAATTATACAGACAAGTTTATCATAGAGGTATTCCTGAAGAACCTGTAAAAGAGGTTGGAACAAGCAAAAAAACAGGAACTACCGTAACATTTAAAGCTGATGATGAGATATTTGAAACAACAGTATATGACTATAAAATATTAGCTAACAGACTTAGAGAATTAGCTTTCTTAAATAGAGGAATAAGGATTACTCTTGTAGATGAAAGAGAAGCAGAAGTTGTAAGCAATGAATTTTATTATGAGGGCGGTATAGAAATGTTTATAGCTCACCTCAATGAAAATAAAAAACCATTGCATGACAAGCCTATATATCTTCACAAAAATGAAGATAAAACAGATGTAGAAGTAGCTATGCAGTATGTTGATGCATATAATGAAAATATATTCACATATTGTAACAATATCAATACTACTGAAGGCGGTACTCATTTAGTTGGGTTTAGAACTGCTTTAACTAGAGTATATACTGATTTTGCTAAAAAACTTGAATTGGATAAAAAAAGCAAAATAACATTTATGGGCGAAGATACAAGAGAAGGTTTAGTTGCTGTAGTATCTGTAAAAATTCCTAATCCTCAATTTGAAGGACAGACAAAAACTAAATTAGGTAATACAGAAGTAAGAGCAGTAACAGAAAAACTTGTAGTTGAAGGATTAAACGACTATTTCTCACAGAATCCTAAAGTTATAAAAGCTATATTAGAAAAAATAATATCTGCAGCACAGGCTAGAGAAGCTGCTAGAAAAGCAAGAGATTTAGCTAGAAGAAAAAATGCATTAGAAAGCGATTCATTGCCTGGAAAATTGGCTGACTGTTCAGAACAGGAAGTGGATAAATGCGAAGTATATCTTGTAGAGGGAGACTCTGCAGGCGGTACTGCTAAAGGCGGAAGAGACAGACATTTCCAAGCTATTTTACCGCTTAGAGGTAAAGTATTGAATGTTGAAAAAGCAAGACTTGATAAAATCATAGATAATGAAAGTTTAAAACCTATAATAGCGGCATTAGGCTGCGGTGTAGGAGCTTCTTTTGATATATCAAAAATAAGGTACGGCAGAGTTATTATAATGGCCGATGCCGACATTGACGGTTCACATATAAGAACTTTGCTTTTAACATTCTTCTTTAGATATATGCGTCCTTTAATAGATTTAGGGCATATATTTATAGCTGTTCCTCCACTATATAAAATAAGTTTTGACAAGAAAAATTTTGTTTATGCTTATTCTGATGAGCAGAGAGATAAAATATTAGCTGAAAATAAAGACAAAAAATATGATATACAAAGATACAAAGGTTTGGGGGAAATGAATGCCGATCAATTATGGGAAACTACTATGAACCCAGAAACTAGACTTATGTATCAGGTATTAACAGAAGATGCTGAAAAAGCAGATCAATTATTCTCTATGCTTATGGGTGATGAAGTTAAGCCTAGAAGAGATTTTATTGAATCTAATGCAAGATATGTTAAAAATTTAGACGTTTGA
- a CDS encoding NAD(P)-binding domain-containing protein: MDNKYDLIIVGGGPGGIAASVEASILEMKKVLLLEKGDNHSTTIRKFYKDDKRVDKDYKGEALDLKGNIKFKTATKGDVLDLFSECLFGNYIEAMFNTEVESIQKNGEYLEVNTSDNKKYLSKYVVVSIGKMGRPNKPDYTIPASLNNVVNFNIYKCKENEKVLVVGGGNSAVEYAYLLGKDNNVTINYRKAEFTRPNEKNLETIKEDISSGKVKAKLGIDITSIEDKDGKVLVHYTDGTEDTYDRVIYALGGVAPVDFLKRCNIELDANGVPMVNDNHESSVQNLFIAGDILYKSGGSIAKALNAGFDIVKYIDELMKKSGN, from the coding sequence ATGGATAATAAATATGATTTAATTATTGTTGGAGGCGGTCCCGGAGGAATTGCTGCTTCTGTTGAGGCTTCCATATTAGAAATGAAAAAAGTTCTTTTATTAGAAAAAGGAGATAATCACTCTACTACTATAAGGAAATTCTATAAAGATGATAAAAGAGTTGATAAAGACTATAAGGGTGAGGCTCTAGATTTAAAGGGCAACATAAAATTTAAAACTGCTACTAAAGGTGATGTATTAGATTTATTCAGTGAATGTTTATTCGGCAACTATATAGAGGCTATGTTTAATACTGAAGTTGAATCTATACAAAAAAATGGTGAATATTTAGAAGTAAACACTTCCGATAATAAAAAATATTTATCAAAATATGTTGTAGTTTCTATTGGTAAAATGGGAAGACCAAATAAACCTGATTATACTATACCTGCTAGTTTAAATAATGTAGTAAATTTCAATATTTATAAATGTAAAGAAAATGAAAAGGTATTAGTTGTAGGCGGAGGAAATTCAGCAGTTGAATATGCCTACTTGTTAGGAAAAGATAATAATGTTACAATAAACTATAGAAAAGCTGAATTTACAAGACCAAATGAAAAGAATTTGGAAACTATTAAAGAAGATATATCAAGCGGAAAAGTAAAGGCAAAACTTGGAATTGATATAACTTCAATAGAAGACAAAGATGGAAAAGTATTAGTACATTATACTGATGGTACAGAAGATACTTATGACAGAGTAATATATGCATTAGGAGGAGTTGCCCCTGTAGATTTCTTGAAAAGATGTAATATAGAATTAGATGCGAATGGAGTACCTATGGTTAATGATAATCATGAAAGTTCTGTTCAGAATCTATTTATAGCAGGAGATATATTATATAAATCAGGAGGATCTATTGCTAAAGCATTAAATGCCGGATTTGATATAGTTAAATATATAGATGAATTAATGAAAAAATCTGGTAATTAA
- a CDS encoding PTS sugar transporter subunit IIB, translating to MLKVLVVCANGTGTSLMMKEKAQMALIKLGIENLSIDHCDMNHCKTGDYDLIFCPTSFLDSFKEAEQKGAKLIGIKNILSEEEFKQKLEESGYLDELKHK from the coding sequence ATGTTAAAAGTATTAGTGGTTTGTGCTAATGGAACAGGTACCAGCTTAATGATGAAGGAAAAAGCTCAAATGGCTTTGATAAAGTTAGGAATAGAAAATTTATCAATAGACCATTGTGATATGAATCATTGTAAAACAGGAGATTATGATTTAATTTTCTGTCCTACTAGTTTTCTTGATAGTTTCAAAGAGGCTGAACAAAAAGGTGCTAAATTAATCGGAATAAAAAATATATTATCTGAAGAAGAGTTCAAGCAAAAACTTGAAGAATCAGGATATTTAGACGAGCTAAAACATAAATAA
- a CDS encoding ABC transporter substrate-binding protein: MKNIKLILIMIFIFIGSLYSQEMYLLSGPTGIGGLKMMKDYRGVNIHFVNAPNNMLSLIVKGQTDIAAIPANMAAIIFNRQLDYKVIAVISETKLFIVSADNKIQTINDIKNKTVYCGTKLAAPDLMLQYLISKENLPKVNINYSLSNPDLAKAVASKNADIAILPEPFVSSAMLENKDVHIVVEMSKYVENYPVAVLIAKNSFINHNRALVQEVLQQYKKSTDYIINNKNEIESLIKDSSMIINAKSAVYGINRMGLTFYTGEKMKFALNSYYNFLYNFDKKLIGNKIPSNEFYYIEK, translated from the coding sequence ATGAAGAATATAAAATTAATATTGATAATGATTTTTATTTTTATAGGAAGTCTTTATTCTCAGGAAATGTATCTTCTTAGCGGCCCTACAGGAATAGGTGGTTTAAAAATGATGAAAGATTATAGGGGAGTAAATATTCACTTTGTAAATGCCCCTAATAATATGCTTTCATTGATAGTGAAAGGGCAGACAGATATAGCTGCAATTCCTGCTAATATGGCGGCTATAATTTTTAATAGACAATTAGATTATAAAGTTATTGCTGTAATATCTGAAACTAAACTTTTTATAGTGTCTGCTGATAATAAAATACAAACTATAAATGATATAAAAAATAAAACTGTATACTGCGGTACTAAATTGGCAGCACCTGATTTAATGCTTCAGTATTTAATATCAAAAGAAAATCTGCCTAAGGTTAATATTAATTATTCTTTGAGTAATCCTGATTTAGCAAAAGCTGTTGCATCAAAAAATGCAGATATTGCAATATTGCCTGAACCTTTTGTATCTTCTGCCATGCTTGAAAATAAAGATGTTCATATAGTTGTTGAAATGTCTAAATATGTTGAAAATTATCCTGTAGCTGTACTCATTGCTAAAAATAGTTTTATTAATCATAATAGGGCATTAGTTCAGGAAGTTTTACAGCAATACAAAAAATCCACTGATTATATAATAAATAATAAAAATGAAATAGAGAGTTTAATAAAAGATTCATCTATGATAATTAATGCTAAGTCTGCTGTTTATGGTATAAATAGAATGGGACTTACTTTTTATACTGGTGAAAAAATGAAATTTGCTTTAAATAGTTATTATAATTTTTTATATAACTTTGATAAGAAGTTAATAGGAAATAAAATACCTTCAAATGAATTTTATTATATAGAAAAATAA
- the nadD gene encoding nicotinate (nicotinamide) nucleotide adenylyltransferase, translated as MKIAILGGTFDPPHLGHLILADTVITNCNYDKVIFIPAKIPPHKNISGEVSNEDRLNMLKLSIENDERFLLDEYELNNDGVSYTINTLNYLYKNYDIEGKIGLIIGADLIKDFDKWREPERIAEISDITVVNREDDKNLYKENIDKYNIKVIMAPRIDISSSLIRNRIKEKKDSDILLKKKFMII; from the coding sequence ATGAAAATAGCTATTCTAGGCGGTACTTTTGATCCTCCTCATTTAGGACATTTAATATTAGCTGATACTGTTATAACAAACTGCAATTATGACAAAGTAATTTTTATACCAGCAAAAATTCCTCCTCATAAGAATATAAGCGGTGAGGTATCAAATGAAGATAGGCTCAATATGCTTAAACTTTCAATAGAAAATGATGAAAGATTTTTATTGGATGAATATGAACTTAATAATGATGGTGTTTCATATACTATCAATACATTAAATTATCTATATAAAAATTATGATATTGAAGGAAAAATAGGGCTTATAATAGGGGCAGATTTGATAAAAGATTTTGATAAATGGAGAGAGCCTGAAAGAATAGCTGAAATATCAGATATAACAGTTGTGAATAGGGAAGATGATAAAAATCTATATAAAGAAAATATTGATAAATATAATATTAAAGTGATAATGGCTCCGCGTATAGATATATCATCAAGCCTTATCAGAAATAGAATAAAAGAAAAAAAGGATTCAGATATTTTGTTAAAGAAAAAGTTTATGATTATATAG
- a CDS encoding bifunctional metallophosphatase/5'-nucleotidase, producing the protein MKRGYIVMSIFLSALLTNVSCNSKDKNRVYPEGEVNFTIVQTTDIHGMIFPYNFITDKEEDTSMAHVSSYLKQLKNEGKTILLLENGDSLQGQPTVYYYNFVAINEPHIWSEVLNYMDYDAVAVGNHDIEAGHSVYDKLAKELKAPLLAANLIDEKSKEPYFKPYTVVEKNGVKIAVLGLIEPAIDRQLPKVLYEGLATEDMVESAKKWIKVIKDKEKPDMIIGLFHAGADHTDDKETYKNENASQLVAEQVDGFDIIFVGHDHQGWSGLGYDQTSKQKTKEVKSPSGKIVPIYGGVNSARYIASVDVSMSYNKNNKTWNMKFDGNLLDPSQFESDKEFLEKFADARANIEKWVSRDIGNLNTKLVSDEAIFGDSYFLSFIHKLQFTIAEKELGEKADISFAAPLSKDAVLNNGVIKVKDMFNLYPYENFFYVMKLTGKQIKDAMEYSYGRWFNTMNNINDHLIAFKKDSSGKLIFNKRYNSYDTITPSYNYESVAGLNYTVDVTKPNGEKIIIESLSDGRSFELDKEYKVAINSYRGSGGGGHLTQGAGIDLETLQNMDLVLKSTDKDLRYYIINWFEEQNGPITVEKLNNWKVVPENYVKAGKQRDYKLLYP; encoded by the coding sequence ATGAAAAGAGGTTATATAGTAATGAGTATTTTTTTGTCAGCCTTATTAACAAATGTATCTTGCAATTCTAAAGATAAAAATAGAGTTTATCCTGAAGGAGAAGTTAATTTTACGATAGTTCAGACAACAGATATTCATGGGATGATTTTTCCATATAATTTTATCACAGATAAAGAAGAAGATACTTCTATGGCTCATGTATCTTCCTATTTAAAGCAATTAAAAAATGAAGGTAAGACTATTTTGTTATTAGAGAATGGGGACTCTTTGCAAGGACAGCCTACTGTTTATTATTATAATTTTGTGGCAATTAATGAACCTCATATATGGTCAGAAGTTCTAAATTATATGGATTATGATGCTGTAGCAGTTGGAAATCATGATATTGAGGCAGGACATAGTGTTTATGATAAGCTCGCAAAAGAATTAAAAGCGCCTTTATTGGCAGCTAACTTGATAGATGAAAAAAGTAAAGAGCCTTATTTTAAACCTTATACTGTAGTAGAGAAAAATGGTGTAAAAATAGCAGTACTTGGACTTATAGAACCTGCAATAGACAGGCAGCTTCCAAAAGTTTTATATGAGGGTTTAGCTACTGAGGATATGGTGGAATCTGCTAAAAAGTGGATTAAAGTTATAAAAGATAAAGAGAAGCCTGATATGATTATAGGTTTATTTCATGCCGGAGCTGATCATACAGATGACAAAGAAACATATAAAAATGAAAATGCAAGTCAATTAGTGGCAGAGCAGGTTGATGGTTTTGATATTATATTTGTAGGGCATGATCATCAAGGATGGAGCGGATTGGGCTATGATCAAACTTCAAAACAAAAAACTAAAGAAGTTAAAAGTCCTAGCGGAAAAATAGTACCTATATATGGAGGAGTGAATTCTGCTAGATATATAGCTTCTGTTGATGTTTCTATGAGTTACAACAAAAATAATAAAACTTGGAATATGAAATTTGATGGAAATTTATTAGATCCTTCTCAATTTGAATCAGATAAAGAATTTTTAGAAAAGTTTGCTGATGCAAGGGCTAATATAGAAAAATGGGTTAGCAGAGATATAGGTAATTTAAATACTAAATTAGTTTCAGATGAAGCCATATTCGGCGATAGTTATTTTTTGAGTTTTATACATAAATTACAATTTACTATAGCTGAAAAAGAGCTTGGTGAAAAGGCTGATATTTCTTTTGCTGCTCCTTTAAGTAAGGATGCTGTTTTGAATAATGGTGTAATAAAAGTAAAAGATATGTTCAATTTATATCCTTATGAGAATTTCTTTTATGTTATGAAACTTACAGGAAAGCAAATTAAAGATGCTATGGAATATTCTTATGGAAGATGGTTTAATACCATGAATAATATTAATGACCATTTAATAGCTTTTAAGAAGGATTCTAGTGGAAAATTAATATTTAATAAAAGGTACAATTCTTATGATACTATAACACCTTCATATAATTATGAAAGTGTTGCAGGATTAAATTATACTGTTGATGTAACTAAACCTAATGGAGAGAAAATTATAATAGAATCTCTTTCCGATGGAAGAAGTTTTGAATTGGATAAAGAATATAAAGTTGCAATCAATTCTTATAGAGGAAGCGGCGGCGGCGGACATCTTACTCAAGGAGCAGGAATAGATTTAGAAACATTACAGAATATGGATTTGGTATTAAAATCTACTGATAAGGATTTGAGATATTATATAATAAATTGGTTTGAAGAACAAAATGGTCCTATTACAGTAGAAAAACTTAATAATTGGAAAGTTGTTCCTGAAAATTATGTTAAGGCTGGAAAACAAAGAGATTATAAACTTTTATATCCTTAA